In a single window of the Aminomonas paucivorans DSM 12260 genome:
- a CDS encoding ATP-binding protein, translated as MALRKIIRIDEDKCDGCGQCAAACHEGAIQMVDGVAKLVSDSYCDGLGDCIGECPRGAISFETREAAGYDAAAVAARKAHGAGETLPCGCPGTLARSLKAPCPGEAPRDPRTSPSSSPVSATLQEEQSASTLSNWPVQLRLVPENAPYLQGAHLLLAADCTAFAHPAFHRDFLPGKVCLVGCPKLDDSGAYREKLARILGTGSVRSLEVVTMEVPCCSGLVRLAQEAVEEARASIPVTFVRVGIDGAVQERRTVEYRFG; from the coding sequence ATGGCACTGCGCAAGATCATCCGCATCGACGAGGACAAGTGCGACGGCTGCGGCCAGTGCGCCGCCGCCTGCCACGAGGGGGCCATCCAGATGGTGGACGGGGTGGCGAAGCTGGTGAGCGACAGCTACTGCGACGGCCTGGGGGACTGCATCGGGGAGTGCCCCCGGGGGGCCATCTCCTTCGAGACCCGGGAGGCGGCGGGCTACGACGCGGCGGCGGTGGCGGCCCGCAAAGCCCACGGGGCGGGGGAGACCCTGCCCTGCGGTTGCCCGGGCACCCTGGCCCGTTCCCTGAAAGCCCCCTGTCCCGGGGAGGCGCCCCGGGACCCGAGAACAAGCCCTTCTTCGAGTCCCGTTTCTGCTACACTACAGGAGGAACAATCTGCCTCGACGCTTTCCAACTGGCCGGTGCAGCTTCGCCTGGTGCCCGAGAACGCCCCGTACCTCCAGGGGGCACACCTGCTCCTGGCGGCGGACTGCACCGCCTTCGCCCACCCCGCCTTCCACCGGGACTTCCTGCCCGGCAAGGTGTGCCTGGTGGGGTGTCCCAAGCTGGACGACTCGGGGGCCTACCGGGAAAAGCTGGCCCGGATCCTGGGGACCGGATCGGTCCGCTCCCTGGAGGTGGTGACCATGGAGGTCCCCTGCTGTTCCGGCTTGGTGAGGCTGGCCCAGGAAGCGGTGGAGGAGGCGAGGGCCTCGATCCCCGTGACCTTCGTGCGGGTGGGCATCGACGGGGCGGTGCAGGAGCGGCGCACCGTGGAGTATCGCTTCGGCTGA
- the hcp gene encoding hydroxylamine reductase has translation MFCYQCEQTAKGTGCTSFGVCGKDPEVAALQDLLVHLAGQVGQLAHRARRLGAKDPKVDRFVVEALFTTVTNVNFDPARLETLLRRGFEVKAAARKLYEDAAARAGVPAEELHCDLPVEPVLDLNALVRLGEKVSPEADIEKYGDTVAGLKWLVIYGLKGTAAYADHALILGKEDPEVFGFFHEALDGIMMKDLTVEALLPLSLKVGEWNLKVMELLDAANTGAYGHPVPTAVRVHPRKGKAILVSGHDLLDLHELLVQTQGTGIQVYTHGEMLPAHGYPELHKFPHLAGNYGGAWQDQQKEFDAFPGAILMTTNCIQKPKESYKGRIFTTGLVAWPGVTHLPDRNFKPLIDAALAAPGFAEDGPDQTILVGFARNAVLGAAGKVVELVKAGKIRHFFLVGGCDGAKSGRNYYTDFAKAAPQDTVILTLACGKYRFNKLEFGDIEGIPRLLDCGQCNDAYSAIRIAVALAEAFGTDVNSLPLSLILSWYEQKAVCILLTLLHLGIRNIRLGPSLPAFVSPAALQVLVDAYGIRPIGASAEEDLAAILG, from the coding sequence ATGTTCTGTTACCAGTGCGAGCAGACGGCCAAGGGAACGGGATGCACCAGCTTCGGGGTGTGCGGCAAGGACCCGGAGGTGGCGGCGCTTCAGGACCTGCTGGTGCACCTGGCGGGACAGGTCGGGCAGCTGGCCCATCGGGCCCGCAGGCTGGGGGCGAAGGACCCCAAGGTGGACCGTTTCGTAGTGGAGGCCCTGTTCACCACCGTCACCAACGTGAACTTCGACCCCGCCCGGCTGGAGACCCTGCTGCGCCGGGGCTTCGAGGTCAAGGCCGCGGCCCGGAAGCTCTACGAGGACGCCGCCGCCCGGGCGGGGGTCCCGGCGGAGGAGCTGCACTGCGACCTGCCCGTGGAGCCGGTGCTGGACCTGAACGCCCTGGTGCGCCTGGGGGAGAAGGTCTCCCCGGAGGCGGACATCGAGAAGTACGGGGACACCGTGGCGGGGCTCAAGTGGCTGGTGATCTACGGTCTCAAGGGGACCGCGGCCTACGCGGACCACGCCCTGATCCTGGGCAAGGAGGACCCGGAGGTCTTCGGGTTCTTCCACGAGGCCCTGGACGGGATCATGATGAAGGACCTCACCGTGGAAGCCCTGCTGCCCCTGTCCCTGAAGGTGGGGGAGTGGAACCTGAAGGTCATGGAGCTGCTGGACGCGGCCAACACGGGGGCCTACGGCCACCCGGTGCCCACGGCGGTGCGGGTGCACCCCCGGAAGGGCAAGGCCATCCTGGTGTCGGGGCATGACCTGCTGGACCTGCACGAGCTGCTGGTCCAGACCCAGGGCACGGGCATCCAGGTCTACACCCACGGGGAGATGCTTCCCGCCCACGGCTATCCGGAGCTGCACAAGTTCCCCCACCTGGCGGGGAACTACGGCGGAGCCTGGCAGGACCAGCAGAAGGAGTTCGACGCCTTCCCCGGAGCCATCCTCATGACCACCAACTGTATCCAGAAGCCCAAGGAAAGCTACAAGGGGCGCATCTTCACCACCGGCCTGGTGGCCTGGCCCGGGGTGACCCATCTGCCGGACCGGAACTTCAAGCCCCTCATCGACGCGGCCCTGGCGGCCCCGGGCTTCGCCGAGGACGGTCCGGACCAGACCATCCTGGTGGGCTTCGCCCGCAACGCCGTGCTGGGCGCGGCGGGGAAGGTGGTGGAGCTGGTGAAGGCCGGGAAGATCCGCCACTTCTTCCTGGTGGGAGGCTGTGACGGGGCCAAGTCGGGGCGCAACTACTACACGGACTTCGCCAAGGCCGCCCCGCAGGACACGGTGATCCTCACCCTGGCCTGCGGCAAGTACCGGTTCAACAAGCTGGAGTTCGGGGACATCGAGGGGATCCCCCGGCTGCTGGACTGCGGCCAGTGCAACGACGCCTACTCCGCCATCCGCATCGCCGTGGCCCTGGCGGAGGCCTTCGGCACCGACGTGAACAGCCTGCCCCTGTCCCTGATCCTCTCCTGGTACGAGCAGAAGGCGGTGTGCATCCTCCTCACCCTGCTGCACCTGGGGATCAGGAACATCCGGCTGGGCCCTTCCCTGCCCGCCTTCGTGTCCCCCGCGGCGCTCCAGGTGCTGGTGGACGCCTACGGCATCCGGCCCATCGGGGCCTCCGCGGAGGAGGACCTGGCGGCCATCCTGGGCTGA
- a CDS encoding deoxynucleoside kinase, with the protein MGQVRLIVEGMTASGKTTTVDLVSRRLGLSVMPEEFRDPYDLLRRFHHDRTWALPMQLQFLVTRFAQYLCASEEDRYVLDRSVFGDRIYAGLYHRLGYFTDRQFQTYLDLYHSLLGNLCPPRLILVLKCPLETVLERIRRRGREDELAAGEDYWRALHQAYEGFLPHLKDEKPAIPTLVLDTGSVNLVGDREAIDAFLADLRERLG; encoded by the coding sequence ATGGGACAGGTGCGGCTCATCGTGGAGGGCATGACCGCCAGCGGCAAGACCACCACGGTGGACCTGGTCTCCCGCAGGCTGGGGCTCTCGGTGATGCCCGAGGAGTTCCGGGACCCCTACGACCTGCTGCGGCGGTTCCACCACGACCGGACCTGGGCGCTGCCCATGCAGCTCCAGTTTCTGGTGACCCGGTTCGCCCAGTACCTCTGCGCCTCCGAGGAGGACCGGTACGTGCTGGACCGAAGCGTCTTCGGGGACCGGATCTACGCGGGGCTGTACCACCGCCTGGGGTACTTCACGGACCGGCAGTTCCAGACCTACCTGGACCTGTACCACAGCCTCCTGGGCAACCTGTGCCCCCCTCGGCTGATCCTGGTGCTGAAGTGCCCCCTGGAGACGGTGCTGGAGCGCATCCGCCGCCGGGGCCGGGAGGACGAGCTGGCGGCGGGGGAGGACTACTGGCGGGCCCTGCACCAGGCCTACGAGGGCTTCCTGCCCCACCTGAAGGACGAAAAGCCCGCCATCCCCACCCTGGTGCTGGACACGGGATCCGTGAACCTGGTGGGGGACCGGGAGGCCATCGACGCCTTCCTGGCGGACCTGCGGGAGCGGCTGGGCTGA
- a CDS encoding ATP-binding protein — MTPSPRTPRQDPPQPPEGGHGGVETPSPWSAWLRETRDYVARLDPRGRLLEAGGAFRPLLRDPQEDPASRISPPAPWRQALAQVRTARRPLRRTLRVQGDGGLREVEFQFLPLLEGKDLTGILAQGRDVTELRQLQRERAQNQDLRTLGYMTSGVVHDLQNLFAVVLGSLDMAEGRLRAGRSGEQDLSRARRGALRARALASQVLRQTRGGKETRCLFPPTLTVEEVLDFLLPLTRGSSLHLASSEEAHRALVWGAPGEIGRIVLNLCVNAFQALEARPGRVEVGCSVEELKASEARKRGLKDPGPAFVLTVQDDGPGIPREVQDRIFQRGVSFRPEGHGLGLGVVQDLVRDLGGGVWVRSVPGEGAAFSVALPVRGWTDPRDREETPRQGNERVWTLLSSPWRELYGGLLSSWGYDVTPFESAAALVRRLGDLDPSADLLLLEKPDEDASALNRALSGHPRLPRILLGSDPSTLPGGGLSLPLPASRTDIALALAQAFDSFRKV, encoded by the coding sequence ATGACCCCGTCGCCCCGCACCCCCCGCCAGGACCCGCCCCAGCCCCCCGAGGGGGGCCATGGAGGCGTGGAGACCCCGAGCCCTTGGTCGGCCTGGCTGCGCGAGACCCGGGACTACGTGGCCCGTCTGGACCCCCGGGGACGCCTCCTGGAGGCGGGCGGGGCCTTTCGCCCCCTCCTGCGGGACCCCCAGGAAGACCCGGCCTCCCGGATCAGCCCCCCCGCCCCGTGGCGACAGGCCCTGGCCCAGGTCCGAACCGCCCGACGCCCCCTGCGCCGCACCCTCCGGGTTCAAGGCGACGGGGGCCTGCGGGAGGTGGAGTTCCAGTTCCTCCCCCTTCTGGAGGGTAAAGACCTGACGGGCATCCTGGCCCAGGGACGGGACGTGACGGAGCTTCGGCAGCTCCAGAGGGAACGGGCCCAGAACCAGGACCTCCGGACCTTGGGGTACATGACCTCCGGGGTGGTGCACGACCTCCAGAACCTCTTCGCGGTGGTGCTGGGCTCCCTGGACATGGCGGAAGGGCGCCTCCGGGCGGGACGCTCGGGGGAACAGGACCTCTCCCGGGCCCGGCGGGGGGCTCTGCGGGCCCGGGCCCTGGCCTCCCAGGTGCTCCGCCAGACCCGAGGGGGGAAGGAAACGCGGTGCCTCTTCCCCCCCACCCTGACGGTGGAGGAGGTGCTGGACTTCCTTCTTCCCCTGACCCGGGGCTCGTCGCTACACCTCGCCTCCTCCGAGGAGGCCCATCGGGCCCTGGTGTGGGGCGCCCCGGGAGAAATCGGTCGGATCGTCCTGAACCTGTGCGTCAACGCCTTCCAGGCCCTGGAGGCCCGCCCCGGACGGGTGGAGGTGGGGTGCTCCGTGGAGGAGCTGAAAGCCTCGGAGGCTCGGAAGCGGGGCCTGAAGGACCCCGGACCGGCCTTCGTCCTCACGGTGCAGGACGACGGCCCGGGCATCCCCCGGGAGGTCCAGGACCGCATCTTCCAGCGGGGGGTGAGCTTCCGGCCGGAGGGACACGGCCTGGGGCTGGGGGTGGTGCAGGACCTGGTCCGGGACCTGGGGGGAGGGGTCTGGGTCCGGTCCGTCCCCGGGGAGGGGGCGGCCTTTTCCGTGGCCCTTCCCGTGCGGGGCTGGACGGACCCCCGGGACCGGGAGGAGACCCCCCGCCAGGGAAACGAGCGGGTGTGGACCCTTCTGTCCTCCCCCTGGAGGGAGCTGTACGGGGGACTTCTGTCCAGCTGGGGCTACGACGTGACCCCCTTCGAGAGCGCCGCCGCCCTGGTCCGCCGCCTGGGGGACCTGGACCCGTCCGCGGACCTCCTCCTCCTGGAAAAACCCGACGAAGACGCCTCCGCCCTGAACCGGGCCCTCTCGGGACACCCCCGCCTTCCCCGGATCCTCCTGGGCTCGGACCCCTCGACCCTCCCGGGGGGAGGGCTTTCCCTGCCCCTCCCGGCTTCCCGGACGGACATTGCCCTTGCCCTGGCCCAAGCCTTCGATTCGTTCCGAAAGGTGTAG
- a CDS encoding chromate transporter — protein MTCLRLFLFFTRLSAVTFGGGMVLLSMAREQLRGREDLPEATLEGIVQLAGAMPGPIACSTAYLVGHHYRGFAGAASAVTGVVVPPFLTILAAGGWVLRHQGDPALGAFFSGVLCASAALVARVVWDACRSSLPGGWRGPVAFALVLLLALGLRAHPLAALLAGVAVGLLPRGRA, from the coding sequence ATGACCTGCCTGCGCCTCTTCCTGTTCTTCACTCGCCTCAGCGCCGTCACCTTCGGCGGGGGGATGGTGCTGCTGTCCATGGCCCGGGAACAGCTCCGGGGGCGGGAGGACCTGCCCGAGGCGACCCTGGAGGGGATCGTGCAGCTCGCCGGAGCCATGCCCGGCCCCATCGCCTGCTCCACCGCCTACCTGGTGGGGCACCACTACCGGGGGTTTGCGGGAGCGGCCTCGGCGGTGACGGGGGTGGTGGTGCCCCCCTTCCTGACCATCCTGGCGGCGGGGGGCTGGGTGCTGCGCCACCAGGGGGACCCGGCCCTGGGGGCCTTCTTCTCCGGGGTGCTCTGCGCCTCCGCCGCCCTGGTGGCCCGGGTGGTCTGGGACGCCTGCCGGTCCTCCCTTCCCGGAGGCTGGCGCGGACCCGTCGCCTTCGCCCTGGTGCTGCTGTTGGCCCTGGGGCTGCGGGCACACCCCCTGGCGGCGCTTTTGGCAGGGGTCGCGGTGGGGCTGCTGCCCCGGGGCCGGGCATGA
- a CDS encoding chromate transporter: MTPLITLVLAFARVGLGAFGGGVGAIPLIQYELVTRSGWLSPQGFDQVLALSQVTPGPIAVNAATFVGLAQGGLAGALLATGAVVGTPLAALEILRRLLLRASPEGAERFRQALGPAVAGLFLLALLPLLRASLTDLAHGLLLGACLGATRLPVFRKHPPLLVVAAGLAGLALFHLLPPLLGSSLRFLSVKIS, from the coding sequence ATGACCCCCCTGATCACCCTGGTCCTGGCCTTCGCCCGGGTGGGCCTGGGGGCCTTCGGAGGGGGCGTGGGGGCCATCCCCCTGATCCAGTACGAACTGGTGACCCGTTCCGGGTGGCTCTCCCCCCAGGGGTTCGACCAGGTGCTGGCCCTCTCCCAGGTCACCCCGGGACCCATCGCGGTGAACGCCGCCACCTTCGTGGGGCTGGCCCAAGGCGGCCTGGCGGGGGCCCTCCTGGCCACGGGGGCGGTGGTGGGAACCCCCCTGGCGGCCCTGGAGATCCTGCGCCGCCTCCTCCTTCGGGCCTCCCCGGAGGGGGCGGAACGCTTTCGCCAGGCCCTGGGACCTGCGGTGGCGGGGCTCTTCCTCCTGGCGCTCCTTCCCCTGCTTCGAGCCTCCCTCACCGACCTGGCCCACGGGCTCCTCCTGGGGGCCTGTCTGGGGGCCACCCGGCTCCCGGTCTTCCGGAAGCACCCCCCCCTGCTGGTGGTCGCCGCGGGCCTGGCGGGGCTGGCTCTCTTCCACCTCCTCCCTCCCCTTCTGGGGTCATCCCTTCGGTTCCTTTCTGTAAAGATTTCGTAA
- a CDS encoding methyl-accepting chemotaxis protein translates to MAWGLQRKILVQVLGTCFVVLAGLVGLLGLYARESALKSAQEIAFQTASAQGLRIQGELNRTAVSLSALAGSLGTLDAGDSRSPALVGKMLRTLLEEDPQVRCVWGAYEPGEFPALGEDRYEPMFEKTDGGTAEGMGIREKLAQSPLPGLDALVRVPRDTGKPYVSSPYRFSYTGVVADSLLVVSLSAPIRRGGKTVGVVGVDLDLGAVQALVRGVRVLGTGLGSLDASDGTIVFHHDEKTIGRNLAEVGKGVIPGLEKLLAAIREGREYRGTEYSLGLGERAYKVNVPLPVGDTGTAWSFCAVVPLSTIQGEAERLTLKIFPAALGGFFLMAAVVGLLVRRLVRPLRRVAELAARAREGDLSFRREAFGVLPPDELGGMADAVADLVGKQRELVEQIRSLSRSSLNRAQSLSSLAEQSAASMETVREAVEEAARLSQDTSATLEETNAGVQEVSTGAVVSADASSRGAQAAEDTARRSRGAFRQVEALLEGIHRIAGRVEEDRRAQGEVVQAVGAIEGFVSTIRGLADQTNLLALNAAIEAARAGETGRGFAVVADEVRKLAAASTHAAGQVDTLIQELREHAARAQASLDSTEPAFREALELSRRVQGELSGSLEALDRMEDLMGNLAAAAQQQAAAGEEMARGVDRASKSTETVSQAVESIRLVSADTARGAEELARQSQTLEEEAGRMARLLEGFRLQALPEA, encoded by the coding sequence ATGGCGTGGGGGCTTCAGAGAAAGATCCTGGTTCAGGTCCTGGGAACCTGTTTCGTGGTCCTGGCGGGGCTGGTGGGGCTTCTGGGGCTGTACGCCCGGGAATCCGCCCTGAAGAGCGCCCAGGAGATCGCCTTCCAGACCGCCAGCGCCCAGGGGCTGCGCATCCAGGGAGAGCTGAACCGCACCGCCGTTTCCCTCTCCGCTCTGGCGGGGTCCCTGGGGACCCTGGACGCGGGGGACTCCCGCTCTCCCGCCCTGGTGGGAAAGATGCTCCGGACCCTCCTGGAGGAGGACCCCCAGGTGCGCTGCGTCTGGGGAGCCTACGAGCCCGGGGAGTTCCCCGCCCTGGGGGAGGACCGCTACGAACCCATGTTCGAGAAGACCGACGGCGGGACCGCAGAGGGGATGGGCATCCGGGAAAAGCTGGCCCAAAGCCCCCTTCCCGGCCTGGACGCCCTGGTTCGGGTCCCCCGGGACACGGGGAAGCCCTACGTCTCCTCCCCCTACCGGTTCAGCTACACCGGGGTGGTGGCGGACTCCCTGCTGGTGGTGTCCCTCTCCGCCCCGATCCGGCGGGGAGGCAAGACCGTGGGGGTGGTGGGGGTGGACCTGGACCTGGGGGCGGTGCAGGCTCTGGTGCGGGGCGTGCGGGTCCTGGGCACCGGTCTGGGCTCCTTGGACGCCTCCGACGGCACCATCGTGTTCCACCACGACGAGAAGACCATCGGCCGCAACCTGGCGGAGGTGGGCAAGGGGGTGATCCCGGGGCTGGAGAAGCTGCTGGCGGCCATCCGGGAAGGGCGGGAGTACCGGGGGACGGAGTACTCCCTGGGGCTGGGGGAACGGGCCTACAAGGTGAACGTCCCCCTCCCCGTGGGGGACACGGGGACCGCCTGGTCCTTCTGCGCCGTGGTCCCCCTGAGCACCATCCAGGGTGAGGCGGAGCGCCTCACCCTGAAGATCTTCCCCGCCGCCCTGGGGGGCTTTTTCCTCATGGCGGCGGTGGTGGGCCTCCTGGTCCGGCGGCTGGTCCGCCCCCTGCGACGGGTGGCGGAGCTGGCGGCCCGGGCCCGGGAGGGGGACCTCTCCTTCCGCCGGGAGGCCTTCGGGGTCCTTCCCCCGGACGAACTGGGGGGGATGGCCGACGCGGTGGCGGACCTGGTGGGCAAGCAGCGGGAGCTGGTGGAGCAGATCCGCTCCCTCTCCCGCTCCTCCCTGAACCGCGCCCAGTCTCTCTCCTCCCTGGCGGAACAGTCCGCCGCCTCCATGGAGACGGTGCGGGAGGCGGTGGAGGAGGCGGCCCGACTCTCCCAGGACACCTCCGCCACCCTGGAGGAGACCAACGCGGGGGTGCAGGAGGTGTCCACCGGGGCGGTGGTCTCCGCCGACGCCTCCTCCCGGGGGGCCCAGGCGGCGGAAGACACCGCCCGACGCAGCCGGGGAGCCTTCCGGCAGGTGGAGGCCCTCCTGGAGGGCATCCACCGCATCGCGGGGCGGGTGGAGGAGGACCGACGGGCCCAGGGGGAAGTGGTCCAGGCGGTGGGAGCCATCGAGGGCTTCGTGTCCACCATCCGGGGCCTGGCGGACCAGACCAACCTGCTGGCCCTCAACGCCGCCATCGAGGCGGCCCGGGCGGGGGAGACGGGGCGGGGCTTCGCGGTGGTGGCGGACGAAGTGCGCAAGCTGGCTGCGGCGTCCACCCACGCGGCGGGACAGGTGGATACGCTTATCCAGGAGCTTCGGGAACACGCCGCCCGGGCCCAGGCGAGCCTGGACTCCACGGAGCCGGCCTTCCGGGAGGCCCTGGAGCTTTCCCGGCGGGTTCAGGGAGAACTCTCCGGAAGCCTGGAGGCCCTGGACCGGATGGAGGACCTCATGGGGAACCTGGCCGCGGCGGCGCAGCAACAGGCCGCGGCGGGGGAGGAGATGGCCCGGGGGGTGGACCGGGCGTCCAAGTCCACCGAGACGGTGTCCCAGGCGGTGGAGTCCATCCGCCTGGTCTCCGCGGACACCGCCCGAGGGGCGGAGGAGCTGGCCCGACAGTCCCAGACCCTGGAGGAGGAGGCGGGACGCATGGCGAGGCTCCTGGAGGGCTTCCGCCTCCAGGCCCTGCCGGAGGCGTAG
- a CDS encoding family 1 encapsulin nanocompartment shell protein, whose product MDMLKRHLSPVSDVAWDLLDQQARKSLSAHLSARRVVDVSGPHGWDHASVAVGRLNVPEGQKKDEVQYGVHLVQPLVEARVSFDLDLWELDNLVRGAQDVNLEPLEGAARKIARFEEKALYEGFDPGCILGMAQAGEAQTLDLPLGKAKDLLLGLNRGVRLLEGEAIEGPYALVGGEKLHDALEAQSEGYPLRKRIERLVGDKVVFSPFFDGALLVSLRGGDLELVLGQDLSLGFESAKEGKVRLFFAESFTFRAHEPRAVVSFRLK is encoded by the coding sequence ATGGACATGCTGAAGCGCCACCTCTCCCCCGTAAGCGACGTCGCCTGGGATCTCCTGGACCAGCAGGCCCGCAAGTCCCTTTCCGCCCACCTCTCCGCCCGCCGGGTGGTGGACGTGTCGGGCCCCCACGGGTGGGACCACGCCTCCGTGGCGGTGGGCCGGCTGAACGTTCCGGAGGGGCAGAAGAAGGACGAAGTCCAGTACGGGGTGCACCTGGTGCAGCCCCTGGTGGAGGCCCGGGTCTCCTTCGACCTGGACCTGTGGGAGCTGGACAACCTGGTCCGGGGGGCCCAGGACGTGAACCTGGAACCCCTGGAGGGTGCGGCCCGGAAGATCGCCCGCTTCGAGGAGAAGGCCCTCTACGAGGGCTTCGACCCGGGGTGCATCCTGGGGATGGCCCAGGCCGGAGAGGCCCAGACCCTGGACCTGCCCCTGGGCAAGGCCAAGGACCTGCTGCTGGGGCTGAACCGGGGGGTGCGCCTCCTGGAAGGGGAAGCCATCGAGGGGCCCTATGCCCTGGTGGGGGGCGAAAAGCTCCACGACGCCCTGGAGGCCCAGTCCGAGGGCTACCCCCTGCGCAAGCGCATCGAGCGCCTGGTGGGGGACAAGGTGGTCTTCTCCCCCTTCTTCGACGGGGCCCTGCTGGTGTCCCTGCGGGGGGGCGATCTGGAGCTGGTGTTGGGTCAGGATCTCTCCCTGGGCTTCGAGAGCGCCAAGGAGGGGAAGGTGCGCCTCTTCTTCGCCGAATCCTTCACCTTCCGGGCCCACGAGCCGCGGGCGGTGGTGTCCTTCCGCCTGAAGTAG